Proteins encoded within one genomic window of Gloeobacter kilaueensis JS1:
- a CDS encoding NAD(P)H-quinone oxidoreductase subunit F, producing MFMSAVESVWLVPCYPLVGAISALLWFPGIIRRTGPRPAGYVNVVTTLLAFSHSLLALIGIWGQPAREISFTWLHLQSLTLAVPVEISTLTVGALVLITGLNLLAQIYAIGYMEMDWGWARLFSFLGLFEAGMCGLVLCQSLFFSYFLLEILTLGTYLLVGFWFNQPLVVSGARDAFLTKRVGDLLLLMGVLALLPLAGSWNFSDLARWAATHRLDPLPATLIAVALIAGPVGKCAQFPLHLWLDEAMEGPLPASILRNALVVTTGAWVLVELAPVITISPFALALLATIGAISALGGTLISLAQTDTTRVLSYLVSAYMGIVFIAVAAGQTQTALLLVLSFSISMALLVMSIGSVVWNSVTQDLTQFGGLWSRRPLTALAFLVGGASLVALPPFAGFWPIVQLIGVLWTSQPVLAVLLVAVNALSAYALGRAFALIFLGKPQQMTERSPEVSWLMVLPMMALFGVALHLPIILWQLGLLPALSSLSVPAIVLLAVGSFGGGVLGIRLRLAALPWPKLQALFAYDFYMAEIYRRSVVFLVDSISRLVFLVDRHIVDGLVNLVGYASLFGGEGLKYSTNGRTQFYMLTILLGVVALGIYASVTMASSHPPLHTVGLALHSR from the coding sequence ATGTTCATGTCTGCGGTCGAATCTGTATGGCTAGTTCCTTGCTATCCTCTGGTGGGGGCGATTTCTGCTCTGTTGTGGTTTCCGGGTATTATCCGCCGCACTGGTCCCAGGCCGGCGGGCTACGTCAATGTCGTCACGACACTGCTGGCTTTTAGCCACTCGCTTTTGGCGCTCATCGGGATCTGGGGGCAACCGGCCCGCGAGATCAGCTTTACCTGGCTGCACCTGCAGAGCCTGACCCTCGCGGTCCCAGTCGAAATTTCGACGCTCACCGTCGGCGCGCTGGTGTTGATTACCGGACTCAATTTGCTCGCCCAGATTTATGCGATCGGCTACATGGAGATGGACTGGGGCTGGGCGCGGCTGTTTTCGTTTTTGGGCCTTTTTGAGGCGGGGATGTGCGGCCTGGTGCTCTGCCAGTCGCTGTTCTTCAGTTACTTTTTGCTTGAAATTCTCACCCTCGGCACCTACTTGCTGGTCGGTTTCTGGTTCAACCAGCCGCTGGTGGTCTCCGGAGCCCGCGACGCCTTTTTGACCAAGCGCGTCGGCGATTTGCTGTTGCTGATGGGGGTGCTTGCCCTGCTGCCGCTGGCGGGCAGCTGGAACTTTAGCGATCTGGCGCGCTGGGCGGCGACCCACCGGCTCGACCCGCTGCCGGCGACGCTCATCGCCGTGGCGCTTATCGCCGGGCCGGTCGGCAAGTGCGCCCAGTTTCCGCTGCACCTGTGGCTGGACGAAGCGATGGAAGGGCCGCTGCCCGCTTCGATCTTGCGCAACGCCCTGGTGGTGACCACCGGTGCCTGGGTGCTGGTCGAACTCGCCCCGGTGATTACGATTTCGCCCTTTGCCCTGGCTCTGCTCGCCACGATCGGAGCTATCTCTGCCCTGGGGGGCACCCTCATCTCCCTTGCCCAGACGGACACCACGCGGGTGCTCTCCTATCTGGTGAGCGCCTACATGGGCATCGTCTTTATCGCCGTCGCCGCCGGGCAGACGCAGACGGCGCTGTTGCTGGTACTGAGCTTTTCGATCTCGATGGCGCTTTTGGTGATGAGCATCGGCTCGGTAGTCTGGAACAGCGTCACCCAGGATCTCACCCAGTTCGGTGGCCTCTGGTCTCGTCGTCCCCTCACTGCCCTTGCCTTTTTGGTGGGGGGGGCGAGCCTGGTGGCCCTGCCGCCCTTCGCCGGTTTCTGGCCCATCGTGCAACTCATCGGAGTACTGTGGACCAGCCAGCCGGTGCTGGCGGTGCTGCTGGTGGCTGTCAACGCCCTGAGCGCTTATGCCCTGGGCCGCGCCTTTGCTTTGATATTTTTAGGCAAGCCCCAGCAGATGACCGAGCGCTCGCCGGAGGTGAGCTGGCTGATGGTGCTGCCGATGATGGCCCTGTTTGGCGTCGCGCTGCACCTGCCCATTATTCTCTGGCAGCTCGGGCTTTTGCCGGCCCTATCGAGTCTTTCTGTGCCCGCCATTGTGCTGCTGGCGGTGGGCAGCTTTGGGGGGGGCGTTTTGGGCATCCGCCTCAGGCTGGCCGCCCTGCCCTGGCCGAAGTTGCAGGCACTGTTTGCCTACGACTTTTACATGGCCGAAATCTATCGCCGCAGCGTCGTCTTTCTGGTCGATTCGATCTCACGGCTGGTATTTCTGGTCGATCGCCACATCGTCGATGGCCTGGTCAATCTGGTCGGTTACGCCTCACTGTTTGGAGGCGAAGGGCTCAAGTACAGCACCAATGGCCGCACCCAGTTCTATATGCTGACCATCCTGCTCGGGGTGGTTGCCCTGGGCATCTACGCCTCGGTGACGATGGCTTCTTCCCATCCGCCCCTGCACACGGTCGGTCTGGCCCTCCACTCACGCTAA
- a CDS encoding LysR family transcriptional regulator codes for MQVTLHQLQLFQVVARHLSYTRAAEELFLTQPTVSMQIKQLTKSIGLPLFEQIGKRLYLTDAGRELLVTCEEISKQLARFEMTVADLQGLKKGSLRLAVVTTAKYFVPRLLGPFCQRYPNIDVSLKVTNRGRVLERLSANSEDLYILASPPENFEAEAQPFLADALVVLAPGDHPLSHQRNIPLERIAREPFLMREVGSGTRQTVQRIFDKYNLQPNVKMQIGSSEAIKQAIAGGLGISILSHHVLALEGGTDKLAILDVVGFPIRRQWHVVYAKGKALSVVARTFLEYLFSEGQQIAERTSTPMPEQLYSYLLAAEGVE; via the coding sequence ATGCAGGTAACGCTTCATCAGTTGCAGCTTTTTCAGGTAGTGGCGCGGCACTTGAGCTACACGCGGGCGGCGGAGGAGCTGTTTTTAACCCAGCCGACCGTCTCGATGCAGATCAAGCAACTGACAAAGAGTATCGGCCTGCCTCTATTTGAGCAGATTGGCAAGCGGCTGTACCTCACAGATGCCGGTCGCGAACTGCTCGTCACCTGCGAGGAGATCTCAAAACAGCTCGCTCGCTTTGAGATGACCGTAGCCGACCTGCAGGGTCTAAAAAAAGGCTCGCTCAGGCTGGCGGTGGTGACGACGGCCAAGTACTTCGTGCCGCGCCTTCTGGGGCCTTTTTGTCAGCGCTATCCAAATATCGATGTGTCGCTGAAGGTGACCAACCGGGGCCGGGTGCTGGAGCGGCTGAGCGCCAACTCCGAAGATCTTTATATTCTCGCCTCGCCCCCCGAAAACTTTGAAGCCGAGGCCCAGCCGTTTCTGGCGGACGCGCTGGTGGTCCTCGCACCGGGGGATCATCCGCTTTCCCACCAGCGCAACATCCCGCTGGAGCGGATTGCCCGCGAGCCGTTCTTGATGCGCGAGGTCGGCTCCGGCACCCGCCAGACGGTGCAGCGCATCTTTGACAAGTACAACCTCCAGCCCAACGTCAAGATGCAGATCGGTAGCAGCGAGGCGATCAAGCAGGCGATCGCCGGTGGGCTGGGCATATCGATTTTGTCGCACCACGTCCTGGCCCTCGAAGGCGGCACCGACAAACTGGCCATCCTTGATGTCGTCGGCTTTCCGATTCGCCGCCAGTGGCACGTCGTCTACGCCAAGGGCAAGGCACTCTCGGTGGTGGCCCGCACCTTCCTTGAATATCTCTTCAGTGAGGGGCAGCAGATAGCCGAGCGCACCAGCACGCCGATGCCTGAGCAACTCTACAGCTACCTGCTCGCCGCCGAAGGGGTCGAGTAG
- a CDS encoding DUF7219 family protein, with product MSQNNRELEQFLYPSTPYRGEFTPEKLLFHANLQQFARQVEYLCALETGGNITAEEAFQQMNHLWKDLKHSRQALGWQGED from the coding sequence ATGTCTCAGAACAACCGCGAGTTAGAACAGTTTCTTTATCCCAGTACGCCCTATCGAGGCGAGTTCACACCCGAAAAGTTGCTCTTTCATGCCAACCTGCAGCAGTTTGCCAGACAGGTAGAGTACCTCTGTGCCCTCGAAACCGGCGGCAACATCACAGCGGAAGAAGCCTTTCAACAGATGAACCATCTCTGGAAGGACCTCAAGCACAGCCGGCAGGCTCTCGGCTGGCAGGGCGAGGATTAA
- a CDS encoding immunity 49 family protein: MRIPRHVLDLDLLEQGRSYYQKLFDEQKQALGQRLGDPNSDAGAILAESGSTALNLLRYRSVLEPGNRELRSLLDIACLHLGGLFALAAMPAGSGSWGFGLPTGENILLRGTGPTPQANARLWIDSFCLAIVARRDEVLDNLVHLPEPILRHSPVGCPEYMHLCVAALRDLRAGAASTADRVIKALHAASELLAAPKADPSVVQLRTAELEMLAALAGGDGAGFNRFTQKTMTLQRLCWGTRPRLLDPRGWLSIVGLGLVTHAHRQGERIVIRSDYIPEVLVY, from the coding sequence ATGCGTATTCCCCGCCACGTCCTCGATCTCGACCTTCTGGAGCAGGGCCGCAGCTACTATCAAAAATTGTTCGACGAACAAAAACAGGCCCTTGGCCAGCGCCTGGGCGATCCGAACAGCGATGCCGGTGCCATCCTGGCCGAATCCGGCAGCACCGCTCTCAATCTCTTGCGCTACCGCTCGGTCCTCGAACCGGGCAATCGGGAATTGCGCAGCCTGCTCGATATCGCCTGTCTGCATCTGGGAGGACTGTTCGCCCTGGCGGCGATGCCTGCCGGCAGCGGCAGCTGGGGATTTGGACTGCCCACCGGTGAAAACATTCTGCTCAGGGGCACCGGACCTACCCCCCAAGCCAACGCCCGGCTGTGGATCGATAGCTTCTGCCTTGCGATCGTCGCCCGCCGCGACGAGGTGCTCGACAATCTCGTGCATCTGCCCGAGCCGATCCTGCGCCACTCGCCGGTGGGCTGTCCAGAATACATGCACCTTTGCGTCGCTGCTCTACGCGATCTGCGCGCCGGAGCGGCGTCTACCGCCGATCGCGTCATCAAGGCGCTGCACGCTGCCAGTGAGCTTCTCGCGGCCCCCAAAGCCGATCCTTCCGTCGTTCAGCTGCGCACAGCCGAACTGGAGATGCTCGCCGCCCTGGCGGGCGGCGACGGTGCTGGTTTCAACCGCTTTACCCAGAAGACGATGACCCTGCAGCGGCTCTGTTGGGGCACGCGCCCGCGACTGCTCGATCCGCGCGGCTGGCTTTCGATCGTCGGGCTGGGCCTGGTCACCCACGCCCACCGCCAGGGCGAGCGGATCGTGATTCGCTCAGATTACATCCCGGAAGTGCTGGTGTACTAA
- a CDS encoding universal stress protein: MQRILVAFDLSEAGRAVFAAALELARATKAHLQLLHVLSGDEEGSPALPLSLPGQFYPSLDDEPLRLYLESYRRFEQSGLDLLEAHKSEAEAAGLVAETTQVAGHPGRKICELAVSWQADLIVIGRRGRSTLSALFLGSVSNYVLHHAPCSVYVVYHRPK; encoded by the coding sequence ATGCAAAGGATCCTGGTAGCCTTCGATCTGAGCGAAGCGGGCAGGGCCGTCTTTGCCGCCGCGCTGGAACTGGCCCGAGCCACAAAAGCCCACCTGCAGCTGCTGCACGTGCTCTCGGGGGACGAGGAGGGCAGCCCCGCCCTGCCCCTGTCGCTGCCCGGACAGTTCTATCCTTCCCTCGACGACGAACCGCTCAGGCTCTACCTCGAAAGTTACCGGCGCTTCGAGCAGAGCGGGCTCGATCTACTCGAAGCGCACAAGAGCGAGGCGGAGGCCGCCGGTCTGGTGGCTGAGACGACCCAGGTGGCAGGCCATCCGGGCCGCAAGATCTGTGAGCTGGCAGTGAGCTGGCAGGCGGATCTGATCGTGATTGGCCGCCGGGGCCGCTCGACCCTCAGCGCCCTTTTTTTGGGCTCGGTGAGCAACTACGTGCTTCACCACGCCCCCTGCTCGGTCTACGTCGTCTACCACCGACCGAAATAA
- the ppsA gene encoding phosphoenolpyruvate synthase, whose protein sequence is MVQTKRQNAFGPLPRERALVLWLDEVGLGDIEVVGGKNASLGELIRQLTPKGIRVPEGFAITAFAYQNFIHFNRLEAKLRALFADLDIEDLANLHERGEKARALIQAGALPIDLEAQIRAGYRRLCEQYGVDTDVAVRSSATAEDLPDASFAGQQESYLNIQGEEAVIAAVRRCYASLFTDRAISYRQLKGFDHFAVSLSVCVQKMVRSDLAGSGVIFSIDPESGFENAVLISAGWGLGEMVVQGAINPDEYIVFKPTLDQGFQPILVKRPGSKERKLVYADGDEGSVLLTVPTTATEQSALVLDDEEIVQLARWAMLIEQHYGRVRGVPTPMDIEWAKDGNSGELFIVQARPETVQSQKSSQTLITYRLTGRGPLLVSGRGVGEAVGRGKARIVLTPDQLESFETGEVLVTDRTDPDWEPVMKKASAIVTNQGGRTCHAAIIARELGIPAIVGTGDATSRIDEGQQITVACCEGDEGHVYAGLVPFERSEVALQTLPRPRTRILLNVGNPSEAFRLATAFPNDGVGLARLEFIIANQIQVHPLALLHFDELPEGEEKAQLAALTASYPHRYDYFVDRLTQGVATIAAAFYPKPVIVRLSDFKSNEYADLLGGRSFEPVEENPMLGWRGAARYGDARFRAAFALECRALKRVRDEMGLTNVVLMVPFCRTPEEGRSVIAQLASHGLVRGENGLEVYVMCELPSNVILAEQFAQIFDGFSIGSNDLTQLTLGLDRDSAAVAALFDERHPAVKAMIALAITTVKKTGRKIGICGQAPSDYPEFARWLVELGIDSMSLNPDAAVRTRLVVAAIEAEMTTGA, encoded by the coding sequence ATGGTGCAGACCAAACGTCAGAATGCTTTTGGGCCGTTGCCCCGCGAGCGGGCACTGGTGCTGTGGTTGGACGAGGTCGGACTGGGCGATATCGAGGTGGTGGGCGGCAAGAACGCCTCGCTGGGAGAACTGATCCGGCAGTTGACGCCTAAGGGCATTCGCGTTCCAGAAGGCTTTGCCATTACCGCTTTTGCGTACCAGAACTTTATTCACTTCAATCGGCTGGAAGCGAAGCTGCGGGCGCTGTTTGCCGATCTCGACATCGAAGATCTGGCCAATCTGCACGAGCGCGGCGAAAAGGCCCGCGCCCTCATTCAGGCTGGGGCGTTGCCCATCGATCTTGAAGCGCAGATTCGAGCCGGTTATCGGCGGCTGTGCGAGCAGTACGGAGTGGATACGGACGTCGCCGTGCGCTCGAGTGCGACCGCCGAGGATCTGCCCGACGCCAGCTTTGCCGGTCAGCAGGAGAGTTATCTCAATATCCAGGGCGAAGAGGCGGTGATCGCTGCGGTGCGGCGCTGCTACGCTTCGCTATTTACCGACCGGGCAATCAGCTACCGCCAGCTCAAGGGGTTCGACCACTTCGCCGTCTCGCTCTCGGTCTGCGTGCAGAAGATGGTCCGCTCCGACCTGGCAGGTTCGGGGGTGATCTTCTCGATCGACCCGGAGAGTGGCTTTGAGAACGCGGTGCTTATCAGCGCCGGTTGGGGATTGGGGGAGATGGTCGTGCAGGGGGCGATCAACCCGGACGAATACATCGTCTTCAAGCCGACGCTGGATCAGGGTTTTCAGCCGATTCTCGTCAAGCGCCCCGGCAGCAAGGAGCGCAAGCTGGTCTACGCCGACGGCGACGAAGGCAGTGTGCTCTTGACGGTGCCCACGACGGCCACCGAGCAGAGTGCCCTGGTGTTGGACGACGAGGAGATCGTCCAGCTGGCGCGCTGGGCGATGCTCATCGAGCAACACTATGGCCGCGTGCGCGGGGTGCCGACCCCGATGGACATCGAGTGGGCCAAAGATGGCAACAGCGGCGAACTGTTTATCGTTCAGGCCCGTCCCGAGACGGTGCAATCGCAAAAGAGCAGCCAGACTTTGATCACCTATCGGCTCACCGGGAGGGGGCCGCTGTTGGTGAGCGGTCGCGGCGTGGGCGAGGCGGTGGGCCGGGGCAAAGCCCGGATCGTGCTCACCCCCGACCAGCTGGAGAGCTTCGAGACCGGCGAGGTGCTCGTCACCGACCGCACCGACCCGGACTGGGAGCCGGTGATGAAAAAGGCGAGCGCCATCGTCACCAACCAGGGCGGACGCACCTGCCACGCGGCGATTATCGCCCGCGAACTGGGCATCCCGGCTATCGTCGGCACCGGCGATGCCACCAGCCGCATCGACGAGGGGCAGCAGATCACCGTCGCCTGCTGCGAGGGCGACGAGGGCCACGTCTACGCCGGACTCGTTCCCTTCGAGCGCAGCGAGGTGGCCCTCCAGACGCTGCCCCGTCCCCGTACCCGGATTCTCCTCAACGTCGGCAACCCATCCGAAGCGTTTCGGCTCGCCACCGCGTTTCCGAACGACGGGGTGGGTCTGGCCAGGTTGGAATTTATCATCGCCAACCAGATCCAGGTCCATCCGCTCGCGCTCCTGCACTTCGACGAGTTGCCCGAGGGGGAGGAGAAGGCGCAACTGGCGGCCCTCACTGCCTCCTACCCGCACCGGTACGACTACTTTGTAGACAGGCTCACCCAGGGTGTGGCGACGATCGCGGCGGCGTTCTATCCAAAGCCTGTGATCGTGCGCCTGTCGGATTTTAAGAGCAACGAGTACGCCGACTTATTGGGAGGGCGCAGCTTCGAGCCCGTCGAAGAAAACCCGATGCTCGGCTGGCGAGGAGCGGCCCGCTACGGCGATGCGCGCTTTCGGGCCGCCTTTGCCCTCGAGTGCCGGGCGCTCAAGCGGGTGCGCGACGAGATGGGCCTCACCAATGTCGTCTTGATGGTGCCCTTCTGCCGCACCCCCGAGGAGGGGCGCTCGGTGATCGCTCAACTGGCGAGCCACGGCCTGGTGCGCGGTGAAAATGGCCTCGAAGTCTACGTCATGTGCGAACTGCCCAGCAACGTCATCCTGGCGGAGCAGTTCGCCCAGATCTTCGACGGCTTTTCGATCGGCTCCAACGACCTCACCCAGCTCACCCTGGGCCTCGACCGCGACTCGGCGGCGGTGGCAGCGCTCTTTGACGAGCGCCACCCGGCAGTCAAAGCGATGATCGCCCTGGCGATTACGACAGTAAAAAAGACGGGCCGCAAGATCGGCATCTGCGGTCAGGCTCCGAGCGACTATCCCGAGTTCGCCCGCTGGCTGGTCGAACTGGGCATCGATTCGATGAGCCTCAATCCGGATGCCGCCGTGCGCACCCGGCTCGTGGTGGCGGCGATCGAGGCGGAGATGACCACCGGAGCCTGA